The following coding sequences lie in one Cloeon dipterum chromosome 1, ieCloDipt1.1, whole genome shotgun sequence genomic window:
- the LOC135934092 gene encoding uncharacterized protein LOC135934092 isoform X3: MKLWKILETRASSSGALNLVCHHLEDSQVKVDQQEVFQVLMASNQEAFQVDNQEAFQVDNQEAFQEDNQGAFQVDNQEASQEDNLEAFQEDHQEVFQEDHQEVFQEDNQEAFQVDSQDFFRVNSKEAIQVDNLVRLEDNIQVAQGAAFLPEAINLASDNILAVVAFFLVAVETLLDSLSSQAQASLSIHLVERKSRNRNSGDQLTRIEYLLSTMIMIGTKSAKLLAH; this comes from the exons ATGAAGCTGTGGAAGATTCTGGAGACAAGGGCAAGCAGTTCTGGGGCGTTGAACCTGGTCTGCCACCACCTGGAGGATTCCCAGGTCAAGGTGGACCAGCAGGAGGTTTTCCAGGTCCTGATGGCTTCCAACCAGGAGGCTTTCCAGGTGGACAACCAGGAGGCTTTCCAGGTGGACAACCAGGAGGCTTTCCAGGAGGACAACCAGGGGGCTTTCCAGGTGGACAACCAGGAGGCTTCCCAGGAGGACAACCTGGAGGCTTTCCAGGAGGACCACCAGGAGGTTTTCCAGGAGGACCACCAGGAGGTTTTCCAGGAGGACAACCAGGAGGCTTTCCAGGTGGACAGCCAGGATTTTTTCCGGGTGAACAGCAAGGAGGCTATCCAG GTGGACAATTTGGTGCGCCTGGAGGACAATATCCAG GTGGCCCAGGGGGCGGCTTTCCTCCCGGAGGCTATCAACCTG GCTTCGGACAATATCCTGGCGGTGGTGGCTTTTTTCCTGGTGGCGGTG GAAACCCTGCTGGATTCCCTCAGCAGCCAGGCGCAGGCGTCCCTTTCCATCCATTTGGTAGAGAGGAAAAGCAGAAACAGAAACAGCGGAGATCAACTCACAAGAATTGAATATCTTCTGAGTACAATGATCATGATTGGTACAAAAAGTGCTAAGCTGCTTGcacattga
- the LOC135934092 gene encoding uncharacterized protein LOC135934092 isoform X2: MKLWKILETRASSSGALNLVCHHLEDSQVKVDQQEVFQVLMASNQEAFQVDNQEAFQVDNQEAFQEDNQGAFQVDNQEASQEDNLEAFQEDHQEVFQEDHQEVFQEDNQEAFQVDSQDFFRVNSKEAIQVDNLVRLEDNIQVAQGAAFLPEAINLASDNILAVVAFFLVAVQETLLDSLSSQAQASLSIHLVERKSRNRNSGDQLTRIEYLLSTMIMIGTKSAKLLAH, translated from the exons ATGAAGCTGTGGAAGATTCTGGAGACAAGGGCAAGCAGTTCTGGGGCGTTGAACCTGGTCTGCCACCACCTGGAGGATTCCCAGGTCAAGGTGGACCAGCAGGAGGTTTTCCAGGTCCTGATGGCTTCCAACCAGGAGGCTTTCCAGGTGGACAACCAGGAGGCTTTCCAGGTGGACAACCAGGAGGCTTTCCAGGAGGACAACCAGGGGGCTTTCCAGGTGGACAACCAGGAGGCTTCCCAGGAGGACAACCTGGAGGCTTTCCAGGAGGACCACCAGGAGGTTTTCCAGGAGGACCACCAGGAGGTTTTCCAGGAGGACAACCAGGAGGCTTTCCAGGTGGACAGCCAGGATTTTTTCCGGGTGAACAGCAAGGAGGCTATCCAG GTGGACAATTTGGTGCGCCTGGAGGACAATATCCAG GTGGCCCAGGGGGCGGCTTTCCTCCCGGAGGCTATCAACCTG GCTTCGGACAATATCCTGGCGGTGGTGGCTTTTTTCCTGGTGGCGGTG CAGGAAACCCTGCTGGATTCCCTCAGCAGCCAGGCGCAGGCGTCCCTTTCCATCCATTTGGTAGAGAGGAAAAGCAGAAACAGAAACAGCGGAGATCAACTCACAAGAATTGAATATCTTCTGAGTACAATGATCATGATTGGTACAAAAAGTGCTAAGCTGCTTGcacattga
- the LOC135934092 gene encoding uncharacterized protein LOC135934092 isoform X1, whose protein sequence is MKLWKILETRASSSGALNLVCHHLEDSQVKVDQQEVFQVLMASNQEAFQVDNQEAFQVDNQEAFQEDNQGAFQVDNQEASQEDNLEAFQEDHQEVFQEDHQEVFQEDNQEAFQVDSQDFFRVNSKEAIQVDNLVRLEDNIQVAQGAAFLPEAINLASDNILAVVAFFLVAVAQQETLLDSLSSQAQASLSIHLVERKSRNRNSGDQLTRIEYLLSTMIMIGTKSAKLLAH, encoded by the exons ATGAAGCTGTGGAAGATTCTGGAGACAAGGGCAAGCAGTTCTGGGGCGTTGAACCTGGTCTGCCACCACCTGGAGGATTCCCAGGTCAAGGTGGACCAGCAGGAGGTTTTCCAGGTCCTGATGGCTTCCAACCAGGAGGCTTTCCAGGTGGACAACCAGGAGGCTTTCCAGGTGGACAACCAGGAGGCTTTCCAGGAGGACAACCAGGGGGCTTTCCAGGTGGACAACCAGGAGGCTTCCCAGGAGGACAACCTGGAGGCTTTCCAGGAGGACCACCAGGAGGTTTTCCAGGAGGACCACCAGGAGGTTTTCCAGGAGGACAACCAGGAGGCTTTCCAGGTGGACAGCCAGGATTTTTTCCGGGTGAACAGCAAGGAGGCTATCCAG GTGGACAATTTGGTGCGCCTGGAGGACAATATCCAG GTGGCCCAGGGGGCGGCTTTCCTCCCGGAGGCTATCAACCTG GCTTCGGACAATATCCTGGCGGTGGTGGCTTTTTTCCTGGTGGCGGTG GCGCAGCAGGAAACCCTGCTGGATTCCCTCAGCAGCCAGGCGCAGGCGTCCCTTTCCATCCATTTGGTAGAGAGGAAAAGCAGAAACAGAAACAGCGGAGATCAACTCACAAGAATTGAATATCTTCTGAGTACAATGATCATGATTGGTACAAAAAGTGCTAAGCTGCTTGcacattga
- the LOC135934092 gene encoding uncharacterized protein LOC135934092 isoform X4, translated as MKLWKILETRASSSGALNLVCHHLEDSQVKVDQQEVFQVLMASNQEAFQVDNQEAFQVDNQEAFQEDNQGAFQVDNQEASQEDNLEAFQEDHQEVFQEDHQEVFQEDNQEAFQVDSQDFFRVNSKEAIQVDNLVRLEDNIQVAQGAAFLPEAINLASDNILAVVAFFLVAVPGAGVPFHPFGREEKQKQKQRRSTHKN; from the exons ATGAAGCTGTGGAAGATTCTGGAGACAAGGGCAAGCAGTTCTGGGGCGTTGAACCTGGTCTGCCACCACCTGGAGGATTCCCAGGTCAAGGTGGACCAGCAGGAGGTTTTCCAGGTCCTGATGGCTTCCAACCAGGAGGCTTTCCAGGTGGACAACCAGGAGGCTTTCCAGGTGGACAACCAGGAGGCTTTCCAGGAGGACAACCAGGGGGCTTTCCAGGTGGACAACCAGGAGGCTTCCCAGGAGGACAACCTGGAGGCTTTCCAGGAGGACCACCAGGAGGTTTTCCAGGAGGACCACCAGGAGGTTTTCCAGGAGGACAACCAGGAGGCTTTCCAGGTGGACAGCCAGGATTTTTTCCGGGTGAACAGCAAGGAGGCTATCCAG GTGGACAATTTGGTGCGCCTGGAGGACAATATCCAG GTGGCCCAGGGGGCGGCTTTCCTCCCGGAGGCTATCAACCTG GCTTCGGACAATATCCTGGCGGTGGTGGCTTTTTTCCTGGTGGCGGTG CCAGGCGCAGGCGTCCCTTTCCATCCATTTGGTAGAGAGGAAAAGCAGAAACAGAAACAGCGGAGATCAACTCACAAGAATTGA